A region of Jonquetella anthropi DSM 22815 DNA encodes the following proteins:
- a CDS encoding ArsA family ATPase: MIRRYCFFGGKGGTGKTSLSSSWALKLARSGRKVLAVSTDPAHSLADAFGKAIGKQIVQLEPNLWAVEVDAAAAAQKYVAGIEASMTSLVSPAIVEDLRQQLRVSASSPGAEESALFDAFVDLMELADPSSESKKFETVVFDTAPTGHTLRLLELPELLGFWMSRLMEKRNQAMSLMRLAAAYEEDLASKVGDDPIYRILSRRRERFEWARERLTDKESTAFHIVLNAERMPILETERALQQLEKFGIPVGAFCVNRVIPEEAGEFFARHRGRQTECLKTIQEKFGGRGVLQIPWLDCDVQGVAELERIIPYLENLE, encoded by the coding sequence ATGATTCGTCGTTATTGTTTCTTCGGCGGCAAAGGAGGCACAGGCAAGACGAGCCTTTCATCGTCGTGGGCGCTGAAACTGGCTCGGAGCGGGCGCAAAGTTCTCGCCGTATCGACTGACCCGGCTCACTCTCTGGCGGACGCGTTCGGAAAAGCTATTGGAAAACAGATCGTTCAGTTGGAGCCGAACCTTTGGGCTGTTGAGGTGGACGCGGCAGCGGCGGCCCAAAAGTACGTGGCAGGCATCGAGGCCAGCATGACCAGTTTGGTCAGCCCGGCGATTGTCGAGGACCTGCGGCAGCAGCTGCGGGTATCGGCCTCATCGCCCGGGGCCGAGGAGTCGGCGCTGTTTGACGCGTTTGTCGACCTGATGGAGCTGGCGGACCCTTCGTCAGAGTCGAAGAAGTTCGAGACAGTTGTCTTTGACACCGCTCCGACCGGGCACACCCTCAGGCTGCTCGAGCTGCCTGAGCTGCTGGGCTTCTGGATGAGCCGGCTCATGGAGAAACGGAATCAGGCCATGAGCCTGATGCGCTTGGCCGCGGCATACGAGGAAGACTTGGCTTCTAAGGTAGGAGACGACCCGATATACCGTATCCTCTCCCGCCGCCGCGAGCGGTTTGAGTGGGCCCGCGAGCGGCTTACCGACAAAGAATCGACGGCCTTCCACATCGTCTTGAACGCGGAGCGAATGCCCATTCTGGAGACCGAGAGGGCCCTTCAGCAGCTGGAAAAGTTCGGCATACCCGTGGGAGCGTTCTGCGTGAACCGGGTCATCCCCGAGGAGGCCGGAGAGTTCTTCGCCCGTCACCGGGGCCGACAGACCGAGTGCCTTAAGACCATTCAGGAGAAGTTTGGAGGCCGCGGAGTGCTTCAAATTCCATGGTTGGACTGCGACGTCCAAGGCGTCGCCGAGCTGGAGCGCATCATTCCCTACCTAGAAAACCTGGAGTAA
- the gcvT gene encoding glycine cleavage system aminomethyltransferase GcvT has translation MRRTPMYDRHVAAGGTMVDFGGWELPVQYEGIKVEHLNVRSKAGLFDVSHMGEVTVVGKDSEAWLNSLLTNDVTTMHDGQVLYTIMCRENGGVVDDLLVYRYNTERYLLVINAANVEKDWAWFNEHLKGDVKIDNISAKTAEVALQGPLAEKILCKIAEGFDPTKLVFFHFVDGVKVAGIPAIVSRTGYTGEDGFEIYVDWSKGAELWDAIIAAGKPEGLMPIGLGARDSLRFESGLPLCGQEYTDDLGPLEAGYGFFVKVDKPNGFIGQKVLRQQKAEGLKRKIVFTKMIDKGVPRHEMEVADASGKVVGCVTTGGYAPSLDANIASCLVNMPVPAVGENLWILIRGKAKKVEVVAKPYYKKSYKK, from the coding sequence ATGAGAAGGACACCGATGTATGATCGACACGTAGCAGCAGGCGGCACGATGGTGGATTTTGGCGGCTGGGAGCTGCCGGTGCAGTACGAGGGAATTAAGGTCGAGCATCTGAATGTTCGTTCAAAGGCCGGGCTGTTCGATGTGTCCCACATGGGCGAAGTCACGGTTGTCGGAAAGGATTCCGAAGCTTGGCTCAACAGCCTTCTGACCAATGACGTGACGACCATGCACGACGGTCAGGTCCTGTACACGATCATGTGCCGCGAAAACGGCGGCGTCGTGGACGATCTGCTCGTGTACCGCTACAACACCGAGAGGTACCTTCTGGTCATCAACGCGGCGAACGTCGAAAAGGACTGGGCTTGGTTCAACGAGCACTTGAAAGGCGACGTCAAGATCGACAACATCTCCGCGAAGACCGCTGAAGTTGCCCTTCAGGGACCTCTGGCTGAGAAGATCCTGTGCAAGATCGCCGAAGGCTTTGACCCGACGAAGCTGGTCTTCTTCCATTTCGTCGACGGGGTCAAGGTCGCTGGGATTCCGGCTATCGTGAGCCGGACTGGCTACACCGGCGAAGACGGGTTTGAAATTTACGTCGACTGGTCCAAGGGCGCCGAGCTGTGGGATGCCATCATCGCAGCCGGTAAGCCGGAAGGCCTGATGCCGATCGGTCTGGGCGCTCGGGACAGCCTTCGGTTTGAATCCGGACTTCCGCTCTGCGGACAGGAATACACCGACGACCTCGGACCTCTTGAGGCTGGCTACGGGTTCTTCGTCAAGGTTGACAAGCCCAACGGGTTTATCGGTCAGAAGGTTCTCCGTCAGCAGAAGGCTGAGGGACTGAAGCGCAAGATCGTGTTCACCAAGATGATTGATAAGGGCGTGCCGCGTCACGAGATGGAAGTGGCTGACGCGAGCGGCAAGGTAGTCGGCTGCGTGACCACCGGCGGATATGCCCCGTCGCTTGACGCCAACATCGCCAGCTGCCTTGTGAACATGCCTGTTCCGGCCGTTGGAGAGAACCTGTGGATCCTGATCCGCGGCAAGGCCAAGAAGGTCGAAGTCGTTGCCAAGCCGTACTACAAGAAGAGCTACAAGAAGTAA
- the gcvH gene encoding glycine cleavage system protein GcvH, protein MSKVPADLKYTKDHEWYKMEGDKAVMGITDHAQHAMGDIVYVELPEIGTEVEAHQDFVVVESVKGANDVFSPVAGKVCAVNEALDDSPELLNADPYANWIAKLEDVKVPNDLLDAAAYEKLVAEAEAE, encoded by the coding sequence ATGTCGAAAGTCCCAGCTGATCTGAAGTACACGAAGGACCACGAGTGGTACAAGATGGAAGGCGACAAGGCCGTCATGGGCATCACTGATCACGCTCAGCACGCTATGGGCGACATCGTGTACGTCGAGCTGCCGGAGATCGGCACGGAAGTCGAGGCCCATCAGGACTTTGTCGTCGTCGAATCCGTCAAGGGCGCGAACGACGTTTTCAGCCCTGTGGCCGGTAAAGTCTGCGCTGTGAACGAAGCGCTGGACGATTCTCCTGAACTTCTGAACGCCGATCCTTATGCAAACTGGATCGCCAAGCTGGAAGACGTCAAGGTTCCGAATGACCTTCTGGACGCCGCTGCGTATGAGAAGCTCGTCGCGGAGGCTGAAGCGGAATAA
- the gcvPA gene encoding aminomethyl-transferring glycine dehydrogenase subunit GcvPA, translating to MSRYIPVTDADRQKMLAAIGVKSIDDLFSDIPEKVRVKGLLDIPEGLSEPEMVRDLKKLTGKNKSAEDLVCFLGAGVYDHFVPAAVDTIVSRGEFTTSYTPYQPEVAQGTLQAIFEYQTMVCELTGMDVSNASMYDGASAAAEASVIAAAHTKKDRVLVARTVSPETRAVLKTYCWSRGFEYAELPDVDGKLCRKSLETELAGGKIAALVVQSPNFFGVIEDLNGLAEPIHDAKALLIVSTDLLALGSIEAPGKLGADIVVGDGQSCGNNMSLGGPHFGFMATTQKLMRKMPGRIVGQTEDIKGRRCFVLTLQAREQHIRREKATSNICSNQNLCTVAASVYLSLMGPKGLAEVGHQILAKTAYAVDRLVATGKFKVAFPKAGCFREVVLISDEPVEKLNARLLKAGILGGYDLKAEYPDLGNGWLLAVTEQRTKEEIDRMVAVAGGEC from the coding sequence ATGAGTCGTTACATCCCAGTAACCGATGCCGACCGCCAGAAGATGCTGGCCGCAATCGGCGTCAAGTCAATTGATGACCTGTTCTCGGATATTCCGGAGAAGGTCCGCGTCAAAGGACTGCTGGACATTCCCGAAGGCCTCTCCGAACCGGAGATGGTTCGGGATCTGAAGAAGCTGACCGGCAAGAACAAGAGCGCTGAGGACTTGGTGTGCTTCTTGGGTGCGGGCGTTTACGACCATTTTGTGCCGGCTGCGGTCGACACGATCGTCTCGCGCGGTGAGTTCACCACCAGCTACACGCCCTATCAGCCCGAAGTCGCTCAGGGAACCCTGCAGGCCATTTTTGAGTACCAGACGATGGTCTGTGAGCTGACCGGCATGGACGTCTCCAACGCTTCCATGTACGACGGCGCCAGCGCGGCCGCTGAGGCCTCCGTTATCGCTGCGGCCCACACGAAGAAGGATCGGGTGCTGGTCGCCCGGACCGTGTCGCCAGAGACCCGCGCGGTGCTCAAGACTTACTGCTGGAGCCGAGGCTTCGAGTACGCTGAGCTGCCGGACGTTGACGGCAAACTGTGCCGCAAGTCCTTGGAGACTGAGCTGGCCGGCGGGAAAATCGCCGCGCTGGTCGTCCAGTCGCCCAACTTCTTCGGGGTTATCGAGGACTTAAACGGGCTGGCTGAGCCGATTCACGACGCCAAAGCCCTTTTGATCGTGTCAACCGACCTGCTGGCCCTCGGCAGCATTGAGGCGCCCGGCAAGCTGGGCGCTGACATCGTCGTCGGCGACGGTCAGAGCTGCGGCAACAACATGAGCCTTGGCGGCCCGCACTTCGGATTCATGGCGACCACGCAGAAGCTGATGCGCAAGATGCCCGGTCGCATTGTGGGACAGACGGAGGACATTAAAGGCCGCCGCTGCTTCGTCCTGACGCTGCAGGCCCGCGAGCAACATATCCGCCGCGAGAAGGCCACGTCGAACATCTGCTCGAACCAGAACCTGTGCACCGTGGCCGCTTCCGTTTACCTGAGTCTCATGGGACCCAAGGGGCTCGCTGAGGTGGGCCATCAGATTCTCGCCAAGACCGCGTACGCGGTTGACCGGTTGGTCGCCACCGGCAAGTTCAAGGTGGCGTTCCCCAAGGCCGGCTGCTTCCGCGAGGTCGTCCTGATCTCTGACGAGCCGGTGGAAAAACTGAACGCCCGCCTGCTGAAGGCAGGGATTCTGGGCGGTTACGACCTGAAGGCCGAGTATCCTGATCTGGGCAACGGCTGGCTGTTGGCGGTGACCGAACAGCGGACGAAGGAAGAAATCGACCGTATGGTCGCCGTGGCTGGAGGTGAGTGCTGA
- the gcvPB gene encoding aminomethyl-transferring glycine dehydrogenase subunit GcvPB, with protein MKHGPMETLFELSNPGLMGVALPPLDVPDVDCCAVLGGNCRAEAPRLPEVAEVDVIRHFTGLSQMNFSVDEGFYPLGSCTMKYNPKINEAAARMPGFARLHPLQPEETIQGALKLMYDLETYLAEITGMASVTLQPAAGAHGEQTGLMIIKAYHESRGDKNRDEVIVPDSAHGTNPASAAITGFKVIEVPSDPEGMVDLNALKGLVSERTAGLMLTNPNTLGIFEKHIVEINDIIHKAGGLVYYDGANANAIVGKVRPGDMGFDVLHLNLHKTFSTPHGGGGPGAGAVGMSKDLAKFSPVPVIVKDGETYRLECSCQRPESLGQVRSFFGNFGVLVRAYTFIRTLGAAGLKEMSETAVLNANYLASQLKDTYPVAHKGFCKHEFVLDGEPLKHQTGVTTLDVAKALIDAGYHPPTTYFPLIVHEALMIEPTESESKRTLDGFAASLKAIVAKAKAEGPEPFHSMPVSTPIARPDETKAARTPVLRWQF; from the coding sequence ATGAAACACGGGCCGATGGAGACTCTGTTTGAGCTTAGCAACCCTGGTCTGATGGGCGTGGCGCTTCCCCCGCTTGACGTTCCGGACGTGGACTGCTGCGCCGTTCTGGGCGGAAACTGCCGCGCTGAGGCGCCGCGTCTTCCCGAAGTGGCGGAAGTCGACGTGATTCGTCACTTCACGGGCCTGTCGCAGATGAACTTCAGCGTCGATGAGGGTTTTTATCCTCTCGGCTCCTGCACCATGAAGTACAACCCCAAGATCAACGAAGCGGCGGCCCGTATGCCTGGGTTTGCCCGGCTTCACCCGCTTCAGCCTGAGGAGACAATTCAGGGCGCCCTGAAGCTGATGTATGACTTGGAGACCTATCTGGCCGAGATCACCGGTATGGCGTCTGTCACCCTTCAGCCGGCGGCCGGCGCCCACGGCGAGCAGACCGGGCTGATGATCATCAAGGCGTACCACGAGTCGCGGGGCGACAAGAACCGCGATGAGGTCATCGTCCCTGACTCGGCTCACGGAACCAACCCGGCTTCCGCGGCCATCACGGGCTTCAAGGTCATCGAGGTTCCGTCTGACCCAGAAGGCATGGTCGACCTGAACGCCCTGAAAGGGCTGGTCAGCGAGCGGACTGCCGGTCTGATGCTCACCAACCCGAACACGCTGGGTATTTTCGAGAAGCATATCGTCGAGATCAACGACATCATCCACAAGGCCGGCGGGCTGGTTTACTACGACGGAGCCAACGCCAACGCCATCGTGGGCAAGGTCCGCCCCGGCGATATGGGATTCGACGTGCTGCACCTGAACCTGCACAAGACGTTCAGCACGCCTCACGGCGGCGGCGGCCCCGGCGCCGGTGCTGTCGGCATGTCCAAGGATTTGGCGAAGTTCTCGCCGGTCCCCGTCATCGTGAAGGACGGCGAGACCTACCGACTGGAGTGCAGCTGCCAGCGGCCCGAGTCTCTGGGACAGGTTCGCAGCTTCTTCGGCAACTTCGGCGTGTTGGTCCGCGCCTACACGTTCATCCGCACGCTTGGCGCTGCCGGGCTGAAGGAAATGTCGGAGACGGCCGTTTTGAACGCCAACTACCTCGCGTCTCAGCTCAAGGACACCTACCCGGTCGCCCACAAGGGATTCTGCAAGCATGAGTTCGTCCTTGACGGCGAGCCGCTGAAGCACCAGACCGGCGTGACGACTCTCGACGTCGCCAAGGCCCTGATTGACGCAGGGTACCACCCGCCGACGACGTACTTCCCGCTGATCGTTCACGAGGCGCTGATGATCGAACCGACCGAAAGCGAGTCGAAGAGGACGCTGGACGGCTTTGCCGCTTCGCTGAAGGCCATCGTCGCTAAGGCAAAGGCTGAAGGCCCTGAGCCGTTCCACAGCATGCCCGTGTCGACCCCGATCGCCAGACCTGACGAGACGAAGGCCGCCCGTACGCCGGTGCTTCGCTGGCAGTTCTAA
- a CDS encoding cyclodeaminase/cyclohydrolase family protein — MKLFEMRMEEFLRDLASSKPAPGGGAVAGLTGALGAALASMVANLALENKKYEANWPEMKDVAAQASELIGKCLALMDDDARVFDGFMAALHLPKDTEAEKAARREAIQDATKKAISVPMETLSVCAAIGELALKAALRGNKGAITDAAIAADLACLTANAASWNVKINLKGLKDEAYAAQCRQAMEETLAKTALLRDQAKAATDEALA; from the coding sequence ATGAAACTGTTTGAGATGCGGATGGAAGAGTTCCTGCGCGATTTAGCCAGCAGCAAGCCGGCGCCGGGCGGCGGTGCGGTCGCAGGTCTGACCGGCGCGCTTGGGGCGGCTTTGGCGTCCATGGTGGCAAACCTTGCGCTGGAGAACAAAAAGTACGAGGCCAACTGGCCGGAGATGAAAGACGTCGCCGCCCAAGCGTCGGAGCTGATCGGCAAATGCCTTGCCCTGATGGACGACGACGCGCGGGTTTTCGACGGGTTCATGGCGGCCCTGCACCTGCCCAAGGACACAGAGGCGGAGAAGGCGGCCCGTCGGGAAGCCATACAGGATGCCACGAAGAAGGCGATTTCCGTTCCCATGGAGACCCTTTCGGTCTGTGCCGCTATCGGCGAGCTGGCCCTGAAAGCGGCCCTTCGGGGCAACAAGGGCGCCATCACCGACGCGGCTATCGCGGCGGACTTGGCCTGTCTGACGGCCAACGCCGCCAGCTGGAACGTGAAAATCAACCTGAAAGGCCTGAAGGACGAGGCATACGCGGCCCAGTGCCGGCAGGCCATGGAAGAGACGCTGGCAAAGACCGCCCTGCTGAGAGATCAGGCGAAAGCCGCGACTGACGAAGCTCTGGCGTAG
- a CDS encoding dihydrolipoyl dehydrogenase family protein yields MYDLIVLGGGPGGMKAAEVAGSRGLKVALVEKEHLGGTCLNRGCIPTKALYSHVIGGKGAREGLWSRLEGVVEKLRTGAAQTLKLSKVNVIKGVGTVTSWGETKKLSVVKPDGSTEVLEAPKLLIATGARSVVPDFAGNDLPQVLTGDWAIIDPQLWDPDRNGQVKTVAVLGAGVIALEMAMILQGLGKDVILLKHSDQILRRIDGDLKKKVVQTVKKRKTTVYDYVHLTSARQEGDGLVLSGTAGEEPLEVACDRLILASSMVPILDGFSLEDSGVEIKKGCIAVDSHMRTSLPGVWAIGDCTGGAMLAHLAEYQAVSAAFDMLGDDYSVDLDALPACVFIDPEVAYVGLTEEQAKERGEEIVTSKAYFAANGMALAMGEGDGFIKVVARASDKRLLGVHIIGPEAASLLGEASLAVSKGLTAHDVAFSVHSHPTLCECFKDACMRLAE; encoded by the coding sequence ATGTACGATCTTATCGTTTTAGGCGGCGGCCCCGGCGGCATGAAAGCCGCCGAAGTGGCAGGGAGCCGCGGCTTGAAAGTCGCGCTGGTCGAGAAGGAACACTTGGGCGGCACGTGCCTGAACCGAGGCTGTATTCCCACGAAGGCCCTGTATTCTCACGTCATCGGCGGCAAGGGAGCCCGGGAAGGGCTCTGGAGCCGGCTGGAAGGCGTGGTCGAAAAGCTGAGAACCGGCGCCGCCCAGACATTGAAACTGTCCAAAGTGAACGTCATCAAGGGCGTTGGAACTGTAACGAGCTGGGGCGAGACGAAAAAGCTGTCGGTCGTCAAGCCGGACGGCTCAACCGAGGTTCTGGAAGCGCCCAAACTGCTGATTGCTACCGGCGCTCGGTCTGTGGTGCCCGACTTTGCGGGCAACGACCTGCCGCAGGTTCTTACCGGCGACTGGGCGATTATTGACCCTCAACTCTGGGATCCGGACCGCAACGGCCAAGTGAAGACGGTTGCCGTTCTTGGCGCTGGCGTCATCGCCCTTGAAATGGCGATGATCCTTCAGGGGCTGGGCAAGGACGTGATTTTGCTCAAGCACTCGGACCAGATCCTGCGGCGAATCGACGGCGACCTGAAGAAGAAGGTCGTTCAAACCGTCAAGAAGCGCAAGACGACCGTGTACGACTACGTGCACCTGACGTCGGCCCGCCAAGAGGGCGACGGTCTCGTCCTGTCCGGCACGGCCGGCGAGGAGCCGCTTGAAGTCGCCTGCGACCGGCTGATTCTCGCGTCCAGCATGGTCCCGATTCTGGACGGCTTCAGCTTGGAAGACAGCGGCGTGGAAATTAAAAAAGGCTGCATCGCCGTTGACAGTCATATGCGCACCAGCCTGCCCGGCGTGTGGGCCATCGGCGACTGCACCGGCGGCGCCATGCTGGCTCATCTGGCCGAGTATCAGGCCGTCAGCGCGGCGTTCGACATGTTGGGCGACGACTACAGCGTCGACCTCGATGCCCTGCCGGCCTGCGTGTTTATCGACCCCGAAGTGGCCTATGTCGGCCTGACGGAAGAGCAGGCGAAGGAGCGGGGAGAGGAAATCGTAACCTCCAAGGCGTACTTCGCCGCCAACGGCATGGCTCTGGCCATGGGCGAGGGCGACGGATTCATCAAGGTCGTTGCCCGGGCGTCGGACAAGCGGCTGCTTGGCGTCCACATCATCGGGCCGGAAGCCGCGTCGCTGTTGGGCGAAGCGTCTTTGGCCGTGTCAAAGGGCCTGACGGCTCACGACGTGGCTTTTTCCGTTCACTCTCACCCCACGCTGTGCGAGTGCTTTAAAGACGCCTGCATGAGGCTGGCGGAGTAG
- a CDS encoding alpha/beta fold hydrolase, with protein MRRRKIFLSERLRLSDGVVVAWSAPSAGRRVLMIPGLGGDSGCWGRLPRVMEAAGLAPVLFDPRGLGGSSRGSSPLTIELLASDACEIFQQVGPCAVLGWSMGASVAFELACRVQEKVPLVFLASSLSQAPKPGTSLDRLLHCSSGEWGTFLMKALAFDGASGSAELGGTGAVLEEYRQALLRWTFRPQRASALRGPALFLAGRDDGLVSPSEVERTAKMIPGSRYLCVKGGHGFFYRHPEETARAMSDFLAESDG; from the coding sequence GTGCGTCGGAGAAAAATATTCCTGTCCGAAAGGCTTCGCCTCAGCGACGGGGTCGTCGTCGCCTGGTCGGCCCCCAGCGCCGGACGGCGCGTGCTGATGATCCCCGGGCTTGGCGGCGACAGCGGGTGCTGGGGGCGCCTGCCCCGCGTGATGGAAGCGGCGGGCTTGGCCCCCGTGCTGTTTGACCCGCGGGGTCTCGGCGGGTCGTCCCGGGGAAGCTCGCCGCTGACGATTGAGCTTTTAGCGTCCGACGCCTGCGAGATATTTCAGCAGGTCGGCCCCTGCGCCGTCCTTGGTTGGTCCATGGGTGCCAGCGTCGCTTTTGAACTGGCCTGTCGGGTGCAGGAAAAAGTTCCCCTCGTTTTTCTGGCGTCATCGCTGAGCCAAGCCCCCAAGCCCGGGACGTCCCTGGACCGGCTGCTTCACTGTTCCAGCGGAGAGTGGGGGACGTTTTTGATGAAAGCTCTGGCCTTTGACGGCGCTTCCGGTTCGGCCGAGCTCGGCGGAACCGGCGCGGTCCTTGAGGAGTACCGTCAGGCGCTTTTGCGTTGGACTTTTCGCCCCCAACGGGCGTCGGCCCTCCGAGGCCCCGCGCTGTTTCTTGCCGGGCGGGACGACGGACTAGTCAGCCCGTCAGAAGTAGAGCGCACGGCCAAGATGATACCGGGCAGCCGGTACCTCTGCGTGAAGGGCGGGCACGGATTTTTTTACCGCCATCCTGAAGAGACGGCCCGCGCGATGTCCGACTTCCTCGCGGAATCTGACGGTTAA
- a CDS encoding ABC transporter substrate-binding protein gives MKRICTIAAMMALAASSAFAMTAEEENEAWKKEPAYNQTIRVGYNGGLCLGTFGIAQAKGFYEAEGLKTAITKYQGGSSAQGDAIGTGKIDLAGDHIATLLVPALRGVRMVFTAGIHTGCKTLYVLNTDEYKSTADLKGKTIAVPDGIGASDQNITMRLLAADGIDPLKDVKYKVVESGAAVLALESGEIQAILLSDQFARQFVDQGKIKAIRSITTDPDFERDCCCIHAVNLDFYKANPITVKKLTRAHEAAKKFICEHPDEAVEILKANGWASGDIELVKKIFKTFHYDLTDAETESTLRRTIADYQKFNILPAGDPDEMLKRVWHPVLEEN, from the coding sequence ATGAAGCGCATCTGCACCATCGCAGCAATGATGGCCCTCGCGGCCAGCTCGGCATTCGCCATGACTGCCGAAGAGGAGAACGAAGCTTGGAAGAAGGAACCGGCGTACAACCAGACGATCCGCGTCGGCTACAACGGCGGGCTCTGCCTTGGCACGTTCGGTATCGCCCAGGCGAAGGGCTTCTACGAGGCCGAAGGCCTGAAGACGGCTATCACGAAGTATCAGGGCGGCAGCAGCGCCCAGGGCGACGCGATCGGCACCGGCAAGATCGACTTGGCCGGCGACCATATCGCCACTCTGCTCGTCCCGGCTCTCCGGGGCGTCCGCATGGTCTTCACCGCCGGAATCCACACGGGCTGCAAGACCCTTTACGTGCTGAACACCGACGAGTACAAGTCCACCGCCGACCTGAAGGGCAAGACGATCGCCGTTCCTGACGGAATCGGCGCTTCCGATCAGAACATCACCATGCGCCTGCTGGCGGCAGACGGCATCGACCCGTTGAAGGACGTAAAGTACAAGGTCGTCGAGAGCGGCGCCGCCGTCCTGGCCCTTGAAAGCGGAGAGATTCAGGCCATCCTGCTGAGCGATCAGTTCGCCCGCCAGTTCGTCGACCAGGGCAAGATCAAGGCCATTCGTTCGATCACCACTGACCCGGACTTTGAGCGCGACTGCTGCTGCATTCACGCCGTCAACCTTGACTTCTACAAGGCAAACCCGATCACCGTCAAGAAGCTCACCCGAGCTCACGAGGCGGCCAAGAAGTTCATCTGCGAGCACCCCGACGAGGCGGTCGAGATCCTCAAGGCCAACGGCTGGGCCAGCGGCGACATCGAGCTGGTCAAGAAGATCTTCAAGACCTTCCACTACGACCTGACCGACGCCGAGACCGAGTCGACCCTCCGCCGCACCATCGCCGACTATCAGAAGTTCAACATTCTGCCCGCCGGCGACCCCGACGAAATGCTGAAGCGCGTCTGGCACCCGGTTCTTGAGGAAAACTAG
- a CDS encoding ABC transporter ATP-binding protein codes for MNVLKLDGVYKSFARTETDDVTNALSNINMTVTDGEFISIVGPSGCGKSTILRLVAGLIVPTSGTVQLNGQPVQGPSPERGMVFQKPTLFPWMTVEQNLTFSLRMAGTLAGREDDVNKLLEIAGLSDFRNDFPHQLSGGMAQRLALIRTMINHPNVFLLDEPLGALDAFTRMRMQDEILALWRTSGHMTLMVTHDIDEALYMGTRVIVMAPRPGRIREDIKVDLPYPRNRAGNEFLGYHAKVLEMLDFGRID; via the coding sequence ATGAACGTGCTGAAGCTGGACGGCGTTTACAAGAGCTTCGCCCGGACGGAAACGGACGACGTAACCAACGCGCTGAGCAACATCAACATGACCGTGACGGACGGGGAGTTCATCTCCATCGTCGGGCCGTCGGGCTGCGGCAAGTCGACGATCCTTCGGCTTGTGGCCGGCCTCATCGTCCCCACCAGCGGAACCGTCCAGCTGAACGGCCAGCCGGTTCAGGGGCCGTCGCCTGAGCGGGGCATGGTATTCCAGAAGCCGACGCTCTTCCCCTGGATGACGGTGGAACAGAACCTGACGTTCAGCCTGAGAATGGCCGGAACGCTGGCGGGCCGGGAAGACGACGTGAACAAGCTGCTGGAAATAGCGGGCCTTTCGGACTTCCGAAACGACTTTCCGCACCAGCTGTCGGGCGGCATGGCCCAGCGATTGGCGCTGATTCGGACCATGATCAACCACCCGAACGTTTTCCTGCTGGACGAGCCGCTTGGCGCGCTGGACGCGTTCACCCGCATGAGAATGCAGGACGAGATTTTGGCCCTGTGGCGGACTTCGGGACACATGACCCTGATGGTGACCCACGACATCGACGAGGCTCTCTACATGGGCACGCGGGTTATCGTCATGGCCCCGCGCCCCGGCCGAATCCGCGAGGACATCAAAGTTGACCTGCCGTACCCGCGGAACCGCGCCGGCAACGAATTTTTAGGGTATCACGCCAAGGTTCTCGAGATGCTCGACTTTGGACGTATCGACTGA